CGGGCACCCTGGCCCGGTATCTGGAAGCCACCTATTCACCCGCCAAGATCGCCCGCAGCCTGGCCAAGCCCAGCAACACCTATTTTGTCGCCGAGGTGGAGGGTCGCGTCCTGGGCTTCCTGAAACTGAAGGAGGCGTGCCCCCACCCCTCGGCGACGGGCCCGGGAACGCCGTGGCAGACCCAGAAACTGTATGTGGATCCCGGCACCCTGCGCTCCGGCCTCGGTCGGCAGCTGATGCTGGCCGGCGAAGCGTGGATGCGGACGCGGGGCGCTGGGTCCACCTGGCTGGTGGTCTACCAGGGCAATGCCTCGGCGATCCGCTTTTACGAATCCTTGGGTTTCCGGCAGGTGGGCGTGGAGTTCCATGATTTCGAGCAACTCCGGGTGGAGTTCAAGCTCATGGAGAAGTGCCTGTAGCCTCCGGTCCGGAGCACCGGGAGCGGTATGCTGGAGGAAGGGCCCTCCTCCGCACCCCCGACCACATCGGCGACCCTCCGCAAGCGTGGTTCCTTTTCTCCGGAATGTATCACCCATGCGTGACCGCGAAATCGTCGAGCGCGTCCGGGACGCCACGGACCTCCTGGCCCTGGTGGGTCAGGCGGTGAAGCTGCGCAAGCAGGGTTCGGCCCATGTGGGCCTCTGTCCCTTCCACGCGGAACGGAGCCCCAGCTTCCAGGTGGTGGCCAACCGGGGTTTCTACCACTGCTTTGGTTGCGGCAAGCACGGGGATGCTTTCGCCTGGCTCATGGAGCGTGAGGGCATGACTTTCCCCGAGGCCCTGGAGCAGCTGGCCCGGGCCGCGGGTATCGACCTGCCCCAGCGCCGGGAGCGGCCCACTGCCGAGGTGGACCTGGAAACCCGCATGCGGTCGGCGCTGGAGGCCGCCCAGTCCTTCTATGAACGCCAGCTCGAACGCAGCGAGGCGGCTCGCGCCTACCTGCGCCGACGGGGCTACGAAGGTCCTTTCGTGGTCGAAGCGGGCTTCGGCGTGGCGCCGGATGGCTGGGATGCTCTGGTGACGCACCTCCGAAGCCTGGATTTCTCGGGCGAGCTGCTGGAGCAGGCGGGCCTGGTCAGCCGCAGCGAGCGCGGCACGCAGATCGACTTCCTCCGCAACCGCCTCACCCTGCCCATCCACGACGCCCGGGGTCGCATCGTGGCCTTCGGCGGGCGCCTCATGGGCGATGGCCAACCGAAGTATCTGAACACCCGCGATACGCCCCTCTTCCACAAGGGCGAAACCCTCTTCGGTTTCCACCGGGCCAAGGGCGCCATGAAGGACGGAGCCCTGGTGGTGGAAGGCTATTTCGATGTGCTTCAGCTCCACCAGCACGGCATCCACCAGGCCGTGGCGCCCCTGGGCACCGCCCTCACCGAAGAGCACCTGAAGGCCCTGGGCCGCTTCACCCGCCGGGTCATCCTCTGCTTCGACGGCGATGCGGCCGGCCGGCGGGCCATGGAAAAGAGCCTGAGGATGGCGCTGCCACTGGGGTTCGAGGTCCGCCTGCTGGAGCTGCCCCAGGGCGAGGATCCCGACACCTGGTGCCTCAAACTGGGTGGCGACGCCTTCCGCGATCTGCTGCGCACCGCGCCGGACTGGACCGCTTTCATGGTGGACCGGGCCATGGAGGGCAAGGACCTGCGCCGCATCACGGACCGCATGGGCGCCTTCAAGGACCTGCTGGACTTCCTGCCCTACCTGCCCCGCACCACGGAAAGCCGGGATCTCTTCGCCAGCCTCGCCCATCAGCTCCAGGTCCCCCTGCAGGAGCTGGACCGGGCGGTGCGTGGCCGCCAGGCGCCGGCCCAGGGTCCCGACGAGCCCCCCCCCAGCCAATCCGCGCCCCCAGAAGTGGATGACCTCGTCCGCAGCCTCCTCCTGCTGAGCACCGCGGGGCATTGGCGGCGGGTCCAGGAGGTTCCACCGGCCTGGTGGGAAAACCTTCCTGGAGCGCCGCTGCTCCAGGCCCTCCTGGATGCTGAGGGCGATCCCACCCAGCTGCCAGGAGGCGCCCTGGCCGCCATCCGCCACCTGGAGGCCCAGGCCAGCCACAAGGATGAAGCCGGCCGGGATGCTGATTCTTTATTCGCGAAGCTGGAAGGCCGATACCTGGATCGGGAGATTCAGGCCAACAATCGCCTGCTCCAGGATCCCCGCACCCTCGTGGACGCAGCTCTCACGAAACAGGTGGAGATCCGCCAGAACGACCTGCTGCTGCGCCAGAAGAAGCTTTCCCAGCAGCGGCGAATCACCCGGTGAGGGTTCGAGCCACCATCCAACCCTTGCCTGAATCCGCAGATCCCTTATACTGAAAAGTTCCGGACTCGGCCGGTACATTGGACGAGTTCTGCTTACCTCTCGGCCGCCGGCACCGCCGGCCCGATATCTGCAGCGTTCTTTGAGGTCCGAATGGTTCCGACGCCACCGCGAGAAGCCTACTACCCCCTGACCAAAGCCCTGATCTCCATCGGAAGGAAGAACGGATTCCTGCTGGTTGACCAGCTCAATGATTTCCTCCCCGACACCGCCTCCAGTCCCATGGACCTCGAGGTGGTCATGGGTCTGTTCGCCCGTCTGGGCGTGGGCATCGGTGCCACAGAAGAAGAGGCCCAGGCCGCCCGCGAGGCCATCGAGCCCGAATTCGTCCTGGTGGACGGCGGCGGCAAGGCCGACAAGGACCTCGAAGTCGAGATCGACAGCCCCGACAGCGACAAATTCAACGATCCGGTCCGCATGTACCT
The window above is part of the Geothrix sp. genome. Proteins encoded here:
- a CDS encoding GNAT family N-acetyltransferase; the protein is MSALIRPARPEDGTAIASVGRESFTWAFGHLYEAGTLARYLEATYSPAKIARSLAKPSNTYFVAEVEGRVLGFLKLKEACPHPSATGPGTPWQTQKLYVDPGTLRSGLGRQLMLAGEAWMRTRGAGSTWLVVYQGNASAIRFYESLGFRQVGVEFHDFEQLRVEFKLMEKCL
- the dnaG gene encoding DNA primase — protein: MRDREIVERVRDATDLLALVGQAVKLRKQGSAHVGLCPFHAERSPSFQVVANRGFYHCFGCGKHGDAFAWLMEREGMTFPEALEQLARAAGIDLPQRRERPTAEVDLETRMRSALEAAQSFYERQLERSEAARAYLRRRGYEGPFVVEAGFGVAPDGWDALVTHLRSLDFSGELLEQAGLVSRSERGTQIDFLRNRLTLPIHDARGRIVAFGGRLMGDGQPKYLNTRDTPLFHKGETLFGFHRAKGAMKDGALVVEGYFDVLQLHQHGIHQAVAPLGTALTEEHLKALGRFTRRVILCFDGDAAGRRAMEKSLRMALPLGFEVRLLELPQGEDPDTWCLKLGGDAFRDLLRTAPDWTAFMVDRAMEGKDLRRITDRMGAFKDLLDFLPYLPRTTESRDLFASLAHQLQVPLQELDRAVRGRQAPAQGPDEPPPSQSAPPEVDDLVRSLLLLSTAGHWRRVQEVPPAWWENLPGAPLLQALLDAEGDPTQLPGGALAAIRHLEAQASHKDEAGRDADSLFAKLEGRYLDREIQANNRLLQDPRTLVDAALTKQVEIRQNDLLLRQKKLSQQRRITR